Proteins from one Salvelinus namaycush isolate Seneca chromosome 34, SaNama_1.0, whole genome shotgun sequence genomic window:
- the c34h17orf97 gene encoding protein LIAT1 isoform X2 — protein MNHSRNVDTAVWSQDALMSTNVSVTNDSKRKKKKRGSTRRGPSSPSNSDDAADKLTNTEQQQVVKGSSTRSKPTLKGSNSKKTKARSLTSLRNNKSQREAMKHEETLTGPDAGTHQAPLSWDQAGQNDPATESLRWDGVLEDPVAEAERIEVYKANRRKRYLASQQGVIDYLGLFKGHLESSGAITHNI, from the exons ATGAACCACAGCAGAAACGTTGATACGGCGGTATGGAGCCAGGATGCTCTGATGTCTACCAACGTGAGCGTTACAAATGACAGCAAGCGAAAGAAAAAGAAGAGAGGATCGACGAGAAGAGGACCGAGCTCGCCTTCAAACTCCGATGATGCAGCAG ATAAACTCACCAATACTGAGCAGCAACAGGTCGTCAAAGGCTCCTCCACACGGTCCAAACCCACCCTGAAGGGCTCCAACAGCAAAAAGACCAAGGCCAGAAGTCTGACCAGCCTCCGCAACAATAAATCCCAGCGAGAGGCAATGAAACACGAGGAAACGTTGACAGGGCCAGACGCTGGTACCCACCAAGCCCCACTGTCATGGGACCAGGCTGGCCAGAACGACCCAGCCACGGAGAGCCTGAGGTGGGATGGAGTTCTGGAGGATCCGGTGGCCGAGGCAGAGAGGATAGAGGTGTACAAGGCCAACCGGAGGAAACGGTACCTGGCCTCACAGCAGGGGGTGATAGACTACTTGGGCTTGTTCAAGGGACACTTGGAGAGCAGTGGTGCCATTACACACAATATCTAG
- the LOC120028281 gene encoding refilin-B-like: MVGGLNLLNVCDDEPLDMSCKAERGLDSPDSGLPPSPSPSHWLLPDCGDKGVISPVSEDERTGSSLVPILSIGSVPQRHTLSYGEGIELDPLPSKEIRYTSSVHYDSERHFIHDVAMQPRGLGLENCSQTFLAVPHSTWRHYKTQLDLQPRQRGQHFQSTTIVYPKHAHTIYTTELSYDSRRLARRFLSSVELEAADRRRLPH, from the exons ATGGTGGGCGGACTAAACTTGCTGAATGTATGTGACGACGAGCCACTGGACATGAGTTGCAAAGCCGAGCGGGGACTTGACAGCCCGGACTCCGGACTACCCCCCAGCCCCAGTCCGAGCCACTGGCTGCTGCCTGATTGCGGGGATAAAGGTGTCATAAGCCCCGTGTCTGAAGACGAGAGGACAGGGTCATCCTTG GTCCCTATTTTATCGATTGGATCTGTTCCTCAGCGGCACACGTTGTCCTACGGGGAGGGCATAGAACTTGATCCACTACCGTCCAAGGAAATACG ATACACATCGTCTGTCCACTATGATTCAGAGCGTCACTTTATCCACGACGTGGCCATGCAGCCCAGAGGCCTGGGTCTGGAGAACTGCAGCCAGACGTTCCTGGCTGTCCCTCACAGCACCTGGAGACACTACAAGACCCAGCTAGACCTCCAGCCTCGCCAGCGGGGCCAGCATTTCCAGAGCACCACCATCGTCTACCCCAAGCACGCTCACACCATCTACACCACAGAGCTGAGCTACGACAGCCGCCGGCTAGCCAGGAGATTCTTGTCGAGCGTGGAGCTGGAGGCTGCTGACCGGAGAAGGCTACCCCATTGA
- the c34h17orf97 gene encoding protein LIAT1 isoform X1, with translation MNHSRNVDTAVWSQDALMSTNVSVTNDSKRKKKKRGSTRRGPSSPSNSDDAAADKLTNTEQQQVVKGSSTRSKPTLKGSNSKKTKARSLTSLRNNKSQREAMKHEETLTGPDAGTHQAPLSWDQAGQNDPATESLRWDGVLEDPVAEAERIEVYKANRRKRYLASQQGVIDYLGLFKGHLESSGAITHNI, from the exons ATGAACCACAGCAGAAACGTTGATACGGCGGTATGGAGCCAGGATGCTCTGATGTCTACCAACGTGAGCGTTACAAATGACAGCAAGCGAAAGAAAAAGAAGAGAGGATCGACGAGAAGAGGACCGAGCTCGCCTTCAAACTCCGATGATGCAGCAG CAGATAAACTCACCAATACTGAGCAGCAACAGGTCGTCAAAGGCTCCTCCACACGGTCCAAACCCACCCTGAAGGGCTCCAACAGCAAAAAGACCAAGGCCAGAAGTCTGACCAGCCTCCGCAACAATAAATCCCAGCGAGAGGCAATGAAACACGAGGAAACGTTGACAGGGCCAGACGCTGGTACCCACCAAGCCCCACTGTCATGGGACCAGGCTGGCCAGAACGACCCAGCCACGGAGAGCCTGAGGTGGGATGGAGTTCTGGAGGATCCGGTGGCCGAGGCAGAGAGGATAGAGGTGTACAAGGCCAACCGGAGGAAACGGTACCTGGCCTCACAGCAGGGGGTGATAGACTACTTGGGCTTGTTCAAGGGACACTTGGAGAGCAGTGGTGCCATTACACACAATATCTAG